From one Magnetofaba australis IT-1 genomic stretch:
- the pncB gene encoding nicotinate phosphoribosyltransferase, giving the protein MMIPSLLDTDLYKLTMMQAVFHRFADAQAEYRFHNRSHGVDLRPIAGQVRAQAEAMGDLRFTDTELEYLAGLPFFQADFIDALRGFQLKPSDVHVSVDDQLCLTIRGPWLRTILWETPLLAVVNELHFRQMLGESPDLSEGRKRLQAKIEAVKSHPHADGFHFSDFGTRRRLSRQWQEEVVSAFAQHLPQSCVGSSNVDMARRMGLTPIGTMAHEFLQGSQALAPSLAESQRYALRSWLEEYGEQLGIALSDVCGMDAFLRDFDADLARRYAGARHDSGDPIEWGEKLIAHYESFGIDPTTKRMVFSDGLSMDSALQIYDHFRGRAQVVFGIGTSLTNDVGVEALRIVLKMVRLNGQPVAKLSDEPGKTLCDDAGYLQKLAQAFDVRQPIGVAI; this is encoded by the coding sequence ATGATGATCCCATCGCTGCTGGATACGGATCTGTACAAACTCACCATGATGCAGGCGGTGTTTCACCGCTTTGCCGACGCCCAGGCCGAGTATCGGTTTCATAATCGTTCACACGGCGTGGATCTGCGCCCCATTGCCGGGCAGGTGCGGGCGCAGGCGGAGGCCATGGGCGATCTGCGCTTCACCGATACGGAGTTGGAATATCTGGCCGGGTTGCCTTTCTTCCAGGCCGACTTCATCGATGCGCTGCGCGGGTTTCAGCTCAAGCCCAGCGATGTGCATGTGAGCGTTGATGATCAACTCTGCTTGACCATTCGCGGCCCCTGGTTGCGCACCATCCTGTGGGAGACGCCGCTGCTGGCGGTGGTCAACGAACTGCACTTTCGCCAGATGCTGGGCGAGTCGCCGGATCTGAGCGAAGGGCGTAAACGGCTGCAGGCGAAGATCGAAGCGGTCAAGAGCCACCCCCATGCCGACGGTTTTCACTTCAGCGACTTCGGAACCCGCCGTCGTCTGTCGCGTCAGTGGCAGGAGGAGGTGGTGTCCGCCTTTGCCCAGCATCTGCCGCAATCATGCGTGGGCAGCAGCAATGTGGATATGGCGCGGCGGATGGGGTTAACCCCCATCGGCACCATGGCGCATGAGTTTTTGCAAGGGAGTCAGGCGTTGGCTCCGTCATTGGCTGAAAGCCAGCGTTACGCCCTGCGCAGTTGGCTGGAGGAGTATGGCGAGCAACTGGGCATCGCCCTGTCCGACGTGTGCGGCATGGACGCCTTCCTGCGCGATTTCGACGCCGATCTGGCGCGGCGTTATGCGGGGGCGCGGCACGATTCCGGCGACCCCATCGAGTGGGGCGAGAAGCTGATTGCGCACTATGAGTCGTTTGGCATCGATCCGACCACCAAGCGTATGGTGTTCTCCGATGGCTTGAGCATGGATTCGGCGCTGCAGATCTATGATCACTTCCGCGGACGGGCGCAGGTGGTGTTTGGCATTGGCACCAGCCTGACCAACGATGTGGGGGTGGAGGCGCTGCGCATTGTGCTGAAGATGGTGCGTTTGAATGGTCAGCCTGTGGCCAAGCTCTCCGACGAGCCGGGCAAGACGTTGTGCGACGATGCGGGATATCTGCAAAAACTGGCGCAGGCGTTCGATGTGCGTCAGCCCATCGGCGTGGCCATATAA
- a CDS encoding STT3 domain-containing protein encodes MALLLGIVAFGVIMRLWDAPHLALPTEQTHLHGEPIIHAADGYYLLDLAQALREGDYPGGLEASGPPLTIPAPTVAPLSAHLLNLLSSALDIPLMRAGFLLPALLGPLLAIPLFLWGRALGGSLWLAAGGALLGMEAPRTFMRSGLGWLDTDPLNGALLLGLALTLFQFVQRRHARALIVALILYWLFLWWWPNAALAVTGALLLFMLAAWRNDRRQWRRLGGAALIALLGATPWLPAPAHLLGETAQLIQLITQSHAADIPPAAAGIAEFFPPDAELLLYGTVGHPLLLGLGAVGAVGLLITRRRAALYLLPWVTLGMWGAVGSQRLLIFTAPLLGFGLAALLEFFWRRWGHASPRGAGVGLAVALLLCAAIEHEHLLRVARAPTFDARELAAWEQVAHHTPPDALIWSWWDIGHALRHMSRRAVAADNHVHDADAGGRLTALARPLYHADPQTAARFMRFYAHNGYAAIDAWRKALNGELAATFALLEQSLRAGPPDAAALLTQAGLDAGEWTPRLFPQTSRPLYLLIRDSLAWNPDAWQRRYATWDFAAQAFGQGKGMVVANVTPQGQSWRGGGWLFDLSRGELQVNGGGAPLSTSVVISARHAPQVKRFGADGPAVMLDAARHRALVLPAAEMDELTRRLFFLNDGGGAFELAHRAPGSYQLWRVIPESDTTHSR; translated from the coding sequence GTGGCGCTGCTGCTGGGCATCGTCGCCTTTGGCGTGATCATGCGACTGTGGGACGCGCCGCATCTGGCGCTGCCCACGGAGCAGACCCATCTGCATGGCGAACCGATCATTCACGCCGCCGACGGCTACTACCTGCTGGATCTGGCGCAAGCCCTGCGCGAAGGCGACTACCCGGGCGGGCTGGAGGCCTCCGGTCCGCCGCTGACCATCCCCGCGCCCACCGTGGCGCCGCTGTCGGCGCATCTGCTGAATCTCCTCTCCAGCGCCCTGGATATCCCCCTGATGCGGGCAGGATTCCTGCTGCCTGCCCTGCTCGGTCCGCTGCTGGCGATTCCGCTGTTCCTGTGGGGACGCGCCCTGGGCGGATCGCTGTGGCTGGCGGCGGGCGGCGCGCTGCTGGGGATGGAGGCGCCGCGCACCTTCATGCGCAGCGGCCTGGGCTGGTTGGATACCGACCCCCTCAACGGCGCGCTGCTGCTGGGATTGGCGCTGACGCTGTTTCAATTCGTCCAGCGCAGACACGCGCGCGCGCTGATCGTGGCGCTGATCCTCTATTGGTTGTTCCTGTGGTGGTGGCCCAACGCCGCGCTGGCGGTAACAGGCGCACTCCTGCTGTTTATGCTGGCGGCGTGGCGCAATGACCGACGCCAATGGCGGCGACTTGGGGGCGCGGCTCTCATCGCCCTACTGGGCGCGACGCCCTGGCTCCCGGCCCCGGCTCACCTCTTGGGAGAAACGGCGCAACTCATCCAACTCATCACCCAGAGCCACGCCGCCGACATCCCGCCAGCAGCGGCGGGCATCGCCGAATTCTTCCCCCCGGACGCGGAGCTGTTGCTGTATGGAACAGTTGGGCATCCGCTGCTGCTGGGGCTGGGCGCAGTGGGCGCAGTGGGCTTGCTCATCACGCGACGTCGCGCGGCGCTGTATCTCTTGCCATGGGTGACGCTGGGGATGTGGGGCGCAGTGGGCTCGCAGCGCCTGCTGATCTTCACCGCGCCGCTGTTGGGCTTTGGTCTGGCGGCGTTGCTGGAATTTTTCTGGCGCCGCTGGGGCCACGCCTCGCCACGGGGCGCTGGGGTTGGATTGGCCGTGGCGCTGTTGCTGTGCGCGGCGATTGAGCATGAACATCTGTTGCGGGTGGCGCGGGCGCCCACCTTCGACGCCCGCGAGCTAGCCGCCTGGGAGCAGGTTGCCCACCATACGCCGCCGGATGCGCTGATCTGGAGTTGGTGGGATATCGGCCACGCGCTGCGCCATATGAGCCGACGCGCGGTGGCGGCGGACAACCATGTGCACGACGCCGACGCCGGAGGGCGCCTAACGGCGCTGGCGCGTCCGCTCTACCATGCTGATCCGCAAACAGCGGCGCGATTCATGCGCTTTTACGCCCACAACGGCTATGCCGCCATCGACGCATGGCGCAAGGCGTTGAATGGCGAGTTGGCGGCGACCTTTGCCCTGCTGGAGCAGAGCCTGCGCGCTGGCCCGCCGGACGCGGCGGCTCTATTGACGCAAGCGGGGTTGGATGCTGGCGAATGGACGCCGCGACTCTTTCCCCAAACCTCCCGTCCGCTCTATCTGCTGATCCGCGACAGCCTGGCGTGGAATCCCGATGCGTGGCAACGACGCTATGCAACGTGGGATTTCGCCGCACAAGCGTTTGGACAGGGCAAGGGGATGGTTGTTGCCAACGTCACCCCCCAAGGCCAGAGCTGGCGCGGCGGCGGCTGGTTATTCGATTTGAGCCGAGGAGAGTTGCAGGTCAATGGCGGCGGCGCGCCGCTATCGACGAGCGTGGTGATCTCTGCGCGGCATGCGCCGCAGGTCAAACGCTTTGGCGCCGACGGCCCGGCGGTGATGCTGGACGCCGCGCGCCATCGGGCGTTGGTTCTGCCCGCAGCGGAGATGGACGAGCTTACCCGCCGCCTGTTCTTCCTCAACGATGGCGGCGGCGCATTTGAATTGGCGCATCGTGCGCCGGGTTCTTATCAACTCTGGCGCGTCATCCCTGAATCCGACACAACACACTCGCGGTGA
- a CDS encoding cation:proton antiporter, producing MDHTILVDITLIFTFSVFGVWLCHALRIPTLLGFLVSGAAMGPHGFGLVASVHEVELLAEVGVMLLLFTIGLELSLGKLMEMRRLVLVGGGAQVGLAIVAGGLAALALGLPMNSAVFIGFLVSLSSTAIVLKVMQERGEMGGPHGPPTLGVLVFQDLIVVPMLLMIPLLAGQAQDPIKELGMFVIKAIGIGLLVWFGARRYVPMALVRVVRLRDPELFLMTLLMLGLGIALLTAQAGLSLALGAFLAGLVVSESDYGHHALSMVMPFRDVFTSLFFVSVGMLMDAGFFAAHLPQVLIGAALLIAIKALLTGGASLLAGTTVAAAAGAGIALAQVGEFSFVLAQAGMDAGLMDDEGRQYFLAISVATMAVTPVLVALAGGWGRKIASIPFLKTQFAEREDDIDAPFSPLGHLLVVGFGANGHAVWELAQRQGIPCRVLETNPDTVRRERANGVDIHFGDASREDVLHHAGLDKALALVVTVPAASATQHVVAAAKAACPDIPVVARTPFFTEGETLRELGAEHVVVVDREASVALITRILKLTRATPQEIAEETLWVRRHEDYDA from the coding sequence ATGGACCACACAATCCTCGTCGACATCACCCTCATCTTCACCTTCTCGGTGTTTGGCGTGTGGCTGTGCCATGCGCTGCGCATCCCCACCCTGCTGGGGTTCCTGGTCTCCGGCGCGGCCATGGGCCCCCACGGATTCGGACTGGTGGCCTCGGTGCACGAGGTGGAGCTGCTGGCGGAAGTGGGGGTGATGCTGCTGCTGTTCACCATCGGCCTGGAGCTGTCGCTGGGCAAATTGATGGAGATGCGGCGTCTGGTGCTGGTGGGCGGCGGCGCGCAGGTGGGGTTGGCCATCGTCGCCGGCGGACTGGCCGCGCTGGCGCTGGGGCTTCCCATGAACAGCGCGGTGTTCATCGGCTTCCTGGTCTCCCTCAGCTCCACCGCCATCGTGCTCAAGGTGATGCAGGAGCGCGGCGAAATGGGCGGCCCCCACGGTCCGCCCACCCTGGGCGTGCTGGTGTTTCAGGATCTCATCGTGGTGCCCATGCTGCTGATGATCCCGCTGCTGGCCGGACAGGCGCAGGACCCCATCAAAGAGCTGGGCATGTTCGTCATCAAGGCCATCGGCATCGGCCTGCTGGTGTGGTTTGGCGCGCGCCGCTACGTGCCCATGGCGCTGGTGCGGGTGGTGCGGCTGCGCGACCCGGAGCTGTTCCTCATGACCCTGCTGATGCTGGGGCTGGGCATCGCCCTACTCACCGCCCAAGCGGGGCTGAGTCTGGCGCTGGGGGCGTTCCTGGCCGGATTGGTAGTGTCGGAGTCGGACTACGGCCACCATGCGCTCTCCATGGTGATGCCGTTCCGCGACGTCTTCACCAGTCTGTTCTTCGTCTCGGTGGGGATGTTGATGGACGCCGGATTCTTCGCCGCGCACCTGCCCCAGGTGCTTATCGGCGCGGCGCTGCTCATCGCCATCAAGGCGCTGCTCACCGGCGGCGCATCGCTGCTGGCGGGAACCACCGTGGCGGCGGCGGCGGGCGCGGGCATCGCCCTGGCGCAGGTGGGCGAATTCTCCTTTGTGCTGGCGCAGGCGGGCATGGACGCCGGTTTGATGGATGACGAAGGCCGTCAATACTTCCTCGCCATCTCGGTGGCCACCATGGCGGTCACCCCGGTGCTGGTGGCGCTGGCGGGCGGCTGGGGGCGCAAAATCGCCAGCATCCCGTTCCTGAAAACCCAATTCGCCGAGCGCGAGGATGATATCGACGCCCCGTTCTCGCCGCTGGGGCACCTGCTGGTGGTGGGCTTCGGCGCCAATGGGCATGCGGTGTGGGAGTTGGCGCAGCGGCAGGGCATCCCCTGCCGGGTGCTGGAGACCAATCCCGACACCGTGCGCCGGGAGCGCGCCAACGGGGTGGACATCCACTTTGGCGACGCCTCCCGCGAGGATGTGCTGCACCATGCGGGTTTGGACAAGGCCCTGGCGCTGGTGGTGACGGTGCCGGCGGCCTCCGCCACGCAGCACGTGGTGGCGGCGGCCAAGGCGGCCTGCCCGGATATCCCGGTGGTGGCGCGCACGCCCTTCTTCACCGAGGGCGAGACGCTGCGCGAGTTGGGCGCCGAGCACGTGGTGGTGGTGGATCGCGAGGCCTCGGTGGCGCTGATTACGCGCATCCTCAAACTCACGCGCGCCACTCCCCAGGAGATCGCCGAAGAGACCTTGTGGGTGCGGCGGCATGAGGACTATGACGCCTAG
- a CDS encoding TetR/AcrR family transcriptional regulator, producing the protein MSQPTETRAEQRRKQVLDAAAECFLKYGFRGASIARISKVAGMSPGHIYHFFPNKEAIIAGIVARRLEIGLELVAGFEAAEQPFEAMVRDVDTIMARKTESEYSGMWLEILAESARNPKIAAIIQEADRAMRERITKLEALARQRRGVESSLPTEAVTEVAMALFEGMSNRIVLNPEMDRKQAEAVLRHALEAILLA; encoded by the coding sequence ATGTCGCAACCGACTGAAACCCGCGCTGAACAACGCCGCAAACAGGTATTGGATGCGGCGGCTGAGTGTTTTCTCAAGTATGGGTTTCGCGGCGCGAGCATTGCGCGCATCTCCAAGGTGGCGGGGATGAGTCCAGGACACATCTACCACTTCTTCCCCAACAAAGAGGCGATCATTGCAGGGATTGTGGCGCGGCGGTTGGAGATTGGTTTGGAGTTGGTGGCGGGGTTTGAGGCGGCGGAGCAGCCGTTTGAGGCGATGGTGCGGGATGTGGACACCATCATGGCGCGCAAGACCGAGTCGGAGTATTCGGGCATGTGGCTGGAGATCTTGGCTGAATCGGCGCGCAACCCGAAGATCGCCGCCATCATTCAGGAGGCGGACCGCGCCATGCGTGAGCGCATCACCAAATTGGAGGCGCTGGCGCGGCAGCGGCGTGGGGTGGAGTCGAGCTTGCCCACTGAGGCGGTGACGGAGGTGGCCATGGCGCTGTTTGAGGGGATGTCCAACCGCATCGTGCTGAACCCGGAGATGGATCGCAAGCAGGCGGAAGCGGTGTTGCGGCATGCGTTGGAGGCGATTCTGCTGGCGTAA
- a CDS encoding efflux RND transporter periplasmic adaptor subunit, with protein sequence MTFAKHPHLSRALVALGFTFGLATSAWAQGAPGGAPEVGFITLQPQDASLVSELPGRVAAPLTASVRPQVTGIIQERLFEEGAQVSVGQPLYRIDPASYEAARDQARAAVARDLARLSIARIKAERTQKLRASKTISQEVLDEVLASLKEAEANVALSRAALRSAELDLKRCVIRAPIAGRIGRSLITVGELVGANQQNALAVIRQLDPIYVDITRASADLTRLKLAQTSGALKPPAADSATVRLTLEHGQDYPQAGRLAFTEVSVSESTGAVTQRATVPNPDGVLLPGMYVRAFVTDGVAPAVILAPQQGVTHDARGRATAMVLSEDNTVTARTIALGQSVASNWLVKEGLKPGDRLIVEGSLKARPGSKATPKPANLTSDSAAAAQ encoded by the coding sequence ATGACATTCGCCAAGCACCCGCATCTCTCCCGCGCCCTTGTCGCGCTGGGTTTCACATTTGGCCTCGCCACCTCGGCATGGGCCCAAGGCGCGCCCGGCGGCGCGCCGGAGGTCGGCTTCATCACCCTGCAACCGCAAGACGCCTCCTTGGTGAGCGAACTGCCGGGCCGTGTGGCCGCGCCGCTCACCGCCAGCGTGCGCCCGCAGGTGACCGGCATCATTCAGGAGCGTCTCTTCGAAGAGGGCGCCCAGGTCAGCGTAGGCCAACCCCTCTATCGCATCGACCCGGCCAGCTACGAAGCCGCGCGCGATCAAGCTCGCGCCGCCGTGGCGCGGGATCTGGCGCGGCTGTCCATTGCCCGCATCAAGGCAGAACGCACGCAGAAACTCCGCGCCTCCAAAACCATCAGCCAAGAGGTGCTGGATGAGGTTCTGGCCAGTCTGAAAGAAGCGGAAGCCAATGTCGCGCTGAGCCGCGCGGCGCTGCGTAGCGCCGAGTTGGATTTGAAACGCTGCGTCATCAGAGCCCCCATCGCCGGACGCATTGGCCGCTCGCTCATCACCGTGGGCGAACTGGTGGGCGCCAATCAGCAGAACGCCCTGGCGGTGATCCGTCAGCTGGATCCCATCTATGTGGACATCACCCGCGCCAGCGCCGATTTGACGCGCTTGAAACTGGCCCAAACCAGCGGCGCGCTGAAACCGCCCGCCGCGGACTCCGCTACTGTGCGTCTGACCCTGGAGCATGGTCAGGACTATCCCCAGGCGGGTCGCTTGGCGTTTACCGAAGTGAGCGTCTCCGAATCCACCGGCGCGGTGACCCAGCGGGCCACCGTGCCCAATCCTGATGGCGTGCTGTTGCCGGGCATGTACGTGCGCGCCTTTGTTACTGACGGCGTGGCTCCGGCAGTGATCCTGGCGCCGCAGCAGGGGGTGACCCACGACGCCCGTGGCCGCGCCACTGCTATGGTGCTGTCTGAGGACAATACCGTTACCGCGCGCACCATTGCCTTGGGTCAGTCCGTGGCCAGCAATTGGTTGGTCAAAGAGGGCCTCAAGCCGGGCGATCGCCTCATAGTTGAAGGCTCGCTCAAGGCGCGTCCGGGCTCCAAAGCCACGCCCAAGCCCGCCAATCTGACCTCGGATTCCGCTGCGGCGGCGCAGTAA
- a CDS encoding efflux RND transporter permease subunit: MAPFFIDRPIFAWVIALFIMLAGALAIKSLPIAQYPPIASPQISITASYPGATAQAMEDTVTQVIEQQMTGLDGMRYMSSKSQSSGTATITLTFDNGIDPDIAQMQVQNKLQLATPLLPSAVQEQGMRVAKSVRNFLMVVALVSEDGAMDVADLGDYMTSRLNEPISRVPGVGEITQFSSQYALRIWLDPAKLTQFGLTPADVAAAVRAQNAQISGGQLGALPNIEGQQINVSVTVQSRLRDPEDFRKIILRTDADGSTVRLADVARVEIGSERYDKAPRFNRQPAAGMAIRLATGANALETADAVRAKMEELGKAFPPGLKAVYPYDTTPFVRISIEGVVQTLIEAVFLVFLVMWVFLQNFRATLIPTIAVPVVLLGVFAILEALGFSINTLTMFAMVLTIGLLVDDAIVVVENVERVMREEGLPPREATRRSMKQITSALVGIALVLSAVFVPMAFFGGSTGVIYRQFSITIVSAMLLSVLVALTLTPALCATMLKPLKKGEDHFAHHGPFAWFNKGFEKLVGGYHRSIGGILKRPVRILLIYLALAVGMGVLFQRLPTSFLPDEDQGILFAQIVLPAGATQERTMEVIKQVEDHFIANEQKAMASIITVAGFSFAGSGQNMAIAFVRFRPWEERDDPSLSVKAVAGRAMGAFSKIRDAMAFAFAPPAVLELGSATGFNFHLQDQAGLGHDKLMAARNQFLGMAGKNPNMVGVRPNGLNDTPQLQVEIDHAKATALGVAVSDVNNVLSSAWGSTYVDDFVHQGRVKKVFMQADAPYRMQPDNLSQWHVRNNKGEMVPFSAFADSRWTQGSPQLERYNGLPSLEIAGQPAPGISSGDVMAQVEEMTAKLPTGVGMAWTGLSYEERLAGAQAPMLYALSVLVVFLALAALYESWSVPFSVMMVAPLGLLGAVAAVLLRGLPNDVYFQVGLLATIGLSSKNAILIVEFAKSLNEQGMGLIEAALEAARIRLRPILMTSLAFGFGVLPLAINTGAGSGSQNAIGTSVLGGMAAGTLLGIFFVPLFFVAIRKVFSKKSPVSS; the protein is encoded by the coding sequence ATGGCGCCGTTTTTTATCGATAGACCCATCTTCGCGTGGGTGATTGCGCTGTTCATCATGCTGGCGGGGGCGCTGGCGATCAAAAGCCTGCCCATCGCCCAGTATCCGCCCATCGCTTCGCCGCAGATCTCCATCACCGCCTCCTATCCGGGGGCCACGGCGCAAGCCATGGAGGACACCGTCACCCAGGTGATTGAGCAGCAGATGACCGGCCTGGACGGCATGCGCTACATGTCCTCCAAGAGCCAGTCCAGCGGTACAGCCACCATTACCCTGACCTTCGATAACGGTATCGATCCCGACATCGCGCAGATGCAGGTGCAGAATAAGCTGCAACTGGCCACGCCGCTGCTCCCCTCCGCCGTGCAGGAACAGGGCATGCGCGTGGCCAAGTCGGTGCGCAACTTCCTCATGGTGGTGGCGCTGGTCTCCGAGGATGGCGCCATGGACGTGGCCGACCTGGGCGACTACATGACCAGCCGCCTCAACGAGCCCATCAGCCGCGTGCCTGGGGTGGGCGAGATTACGCAATTCTCCTCCCAATACGCCCTGCGCATCTGGTTGGATCCGGCCAAGCTCACCCAATTCGGCCTCACCCCCGCCGATGTGGCCGCCGCCGTGCGTGCGCAAAATGCGCAGATCTCCGGTGGTCAGTTGGGCGCGCTGCCCAATATTGAAGGTCAGCAGATCAATGTGAGCGTCACCGTGCAGAGCCGTCTGCGCGACCCGGAGGATTTCCGCAAAATCATCCTGCGCACTGACGCCGACGGCTCGACCGTGCGGCTTGCTGACGTGGCGCGGGTGGAGATCGGCAGCGAACGCTACGACAAGGCGCCGCGCTTCAATCGTCAGCCCGCCGCCGGTATGGCGATCCGTCTGGCCACCGGGGCCAACGCCCTGGAGACCGCCGATGCGGTGCGCGCCAAAATGGAGGAGCTGGGCAAAGCCTTCCCGCCGGGTCTGAAAGCGGTCTACCCCTACGACACCACGCCGTTTGTGCGCATCTCCATCGAAGGTGTGGTGCAGACGCTCATTGAAGCGGTGTTTTTGGTGTTCCTGGTGATGTGGGTGTTCTTGCAGAACTTCCGCGCCACTTTGATCCCGACTATCGCGGTGCCGGTGGTGCTGCTGGGGGTGTTCGCCATTCTTGAGGCGCTGGGCTTCTCCATCAACACCCTGACCATGTTCGCCATGGTGCTCACCATCGGCCTGCTGGTGGATGACGCCATCGTGGTGGTGGAGAACGTCGAACGGGTGATGCGCGAAGAGGGGCTGCCCCCGCGCGAAGCGACGCGGCGATCCATGAAGCAGATCACCAGCGCCCTGGTGGGCATCGCGCTGGTGCTGTCGGCGGTGTTCGTGCCCATGGCCTTCTTTGGCGGCTCAACCGGGGTGATCTACCGGCAATTCTCCATCACCATCGTCTCGGCCATGCTGCTGTCGGTGCTGGTGGCGCTCACCCTCACCCCGGCGCTGTGCGCCACCATGCTCAAACCACTGAAAAAGGGCGAGGACCACTTCGCCCATCACGGTCCGTTCGCGTGGTTCAACAAGGGCTTTGAGAAGCTGGTGGGCGGATACCACCGCAGCATCGGCGGCATTCTCAAGCGTCCGGTGCGGATTCTGCTGATCTATCTGGCGCTGGCGGTGGGCATGGGCGTGCTGTTCCAACGTCTGCCCACCTCGTTCCTGCCCGATGAGGACCAGGGCATTCTGTTTGCGCAGATCGTGCTGCCCGCTGGAGCGACTCAGGAGCGCACCATGGAAGTGATCAAGCAGGTTGAGGATCACTTCATCGCCAACGAGCAGAAGGCCATGGCCTCCATTATCACTGTGGCCGGCTTTAGCTTCGCCGGTTCCGGGCAGAACATGGCCATCGCCTTCGTGCGCTTCCGTCCGTGGGAAGAGCGCGACGATCCCTCACTAAGCGTTAAGGCTGTTGCTGGACGCGCCATGGGGGCGTTTTCCAAAATCCGCGACGCCATGGCCTTCGCCTTTGCTCCGCCTGCGGTGTTGGAGCTGGGCAGCGCCACCGGCTTCAACTTCCATCTACAGGACCAGGCCGGACTGGGTCATGACAAGCTGATGGCCGCGCGCAACCAGTTCCTTGGCATGGCGGGCAAGAACCCCAACATGGTGGGGGTGCGCCCCAACGGTCTGAACGATACGCCGCAGCTGCAAGTGGAGATCGACCACGCCAAAGCCACCGCATTGGGCGTGGCGGTGAGCGACGTCAACAATGTGCTCTCCAGCGCCTGGGGCAGCACCTATGTGGATGATTTCGTGCATCAGGGGCGGGTCAAAAAGGTGTTTATGCAGGCCGATGCGCCTTACCGCATGCAGCCAGACAATCTGAGTCAATGGCATGTGCGCAACAACAAGGGCGAGATGGTTCCCTTCTCCGCCTTTGCCGACTCGCGTTGGACCCAAGGCTCGCCGCAGCTGGAGCGCTACAACGGTCTGCCGTCATTGGAGATCGCCGGACAACCGGCGCCGGGGATCAGCTCCGGCGACGTCATGGCGCAGGTGGAGGAGATGACCGCCAAACTGCCCACCGGGGTGGGCATGGCGTGGACCGGCCTCTCCTATGAGGAGCGTCTGGCCGGGGCGCAGGCGCCGATGCTCTATGCGCTGTCGGTGCTGGTGGTGTTCCTGGCCTTGGCGGCGCTGTATGAGAGCTGGAGCGTGCCGTTTTCGGTGATGATGGTGGCCCCGTTGGGGTTGCTGGGCGCGGTGGCTGCGGTGCTGCTGCGCGGGTTGCCCAATGACGTCTACTTCCAGGTGGGCCTGCTGGCCACCATTGGTCTCTCCTCCAAAAACGCCATTTTGATTGTGGAGTTCGCCAAGTCGCTCAATGAGCAGGGCATGGGACTCATCGAGGCGGCGTTGGAGGCGGCGCGCATCCGACTGCGCCCGATTCTGATGACCTCGTTGGCGTTCGGTTTTGGCGTGTTGCCGCTGGCCATCAACACCGGCGCGGGCTCGGGCAGTCAGAACGCCATCGGAACCAGCGTGCTGGGCGGCATGGCGGCGGGCACGCTGCTGGGCATCTTCTTTGTGCCGCTGTTCTTTGTGGCAATCCGCAAAGTCTTCAGCAAAAAATCCCCCGTTTCTTCCTGA
- a CDS encoding type II secretion system protein yields the protein MKAHTSHSRSGFTMVEMSIVLVVIGIILSISFSILPGATDFGNAAATKTEMESIVEAIEGFALANNRLPGPAATGTSGVEVVGGSGTASSGIGFLPFTTLGLNSGADAWGNYYRYAIYVSAAATDLSDPLDNGGTSSTSANFCQDLQTAAAAAISTGVLHIASPTDSTCSSNETNVAFVVMSPGRSESKTSAGADDSSDFNTFNGNNATAIGGVNLCVDNPTRKMRASGTGSDQYDDIVKAYGLTTMIGRLNCTSFTP from the coding sequence ATGAAAGCGCACACATCTCATAGCCGCTCTGGTTTCACCATGGTGGAGATGTCCATTGTGCTGGTGGTGATCGGCATCATCCTCTCCATCAGCTTCTCCATCCTGCCCGGCGCCACCGACTTCGGCAACGCCGCCGCCACCAAAACCGAGATGGAATCCATTGTCGAGGCCATTGAGGGCTTTGCTCTGGCCAACAATCGCCTACCCGGACCCGCCGCCACCGGCACCTCCGGCGTTGAGGTGGTTGGCGGCTCTGGAACCGCAAGTTCGGGAATAGGCTTCCTGCCCTTTACCACCCTGGGGCTCAATTCCGGCGCCGATGCCTGGGGCAACTACTATCGCTACGCCATCTACGTCAGCGCCGCTGCAACTGATCTGTCCGATCCGCTGGACAATGGCGGGACCTCCTCCACCAGCGCCAACTTCTGTCAGGATCTACAAACCGCCGCGGCTGCGGCTATTTCCACCGGCGTGCTTCACATCGCCAGCCCCACAGATTCGACCTGTAGCAGCAATGAAACCAACGTGGCGTTTGTGGTGATGAGCCCGGGGCGCAGTGAGTCCAAGACCTCTGCGGGCGCCGATGACAGCAGCGATTTCAACACCTTCAACGGCAACAACGCCACGGCGATAGGTGGTGTGAATCTGTGCGTTGATAACCCGACGCGAAAAATGCGCGCCAGCGGCACGGGCAGCGACCAGTATGACGACATCGTCAAAGCCTACGGCTTGACCACCATGATTGGGCGTTTGAACTGCACCTCGTTCACACCCTAA